GAGCTGCTGCCACCATCCTGTGACCGGAAGGAACTCTCGTGGCAAACACACAAATAAGACACCAGAGCCTAGGTCCCTGGTGAAATCAGTGGGCCACGGGGCGCATGGGggactcagtcggttgagcatccaactcttggtttcagctcaggtcatgatctcagggtcgtgagattgagccctcatcaggctccatgctccgtgaggagtctgcttgagattctctccctctccttctgcccttccccctgcttcctcgatctctctcaaataaataaataaatcgttaaaaaagaaaaatcagtgggCCCCAGAGCCAGCCTTGTACTGTGGACCACCAGACTTCTCATATGACTAAACAACAAACCCCAATTATTTAAACcatctgggggcagccccggtggctcagtggtttagcactgccttcagcctagggcatgatcctggagacccgggatcaagtcctatgtcaggctcccagcatggagactgcttctccctctgcctgtgtctctgcctctctctctctctctctctctctctctctctctctctctccctctctctgtgtctctcatgaatgaataaataaaatcttttttaaaaattttttgggaTTGGGATTGGGATTCCAATCCCAATCCAGCACTTGCATCTAGAAGCATCCCAACTGATTCGCACATCTTCACGCATGTAAACATCCCACCCTCCCACACCTGGCTCCCAAAAGTCATGCCATCCCCCTCAGAACTCTTGCCCATTGGCATCCCTATGTCTTGCCTGTGGGCCATCTTGACATAACATCGCCTCACCTTTGTCCACTTGACCCTTTCCTGTCACTCACTCTGGCCACAGGGTGACTCACTTGGCCTCAGCCACCTGCAGTCCTTGACCTCTGGCTTGCCCATCTGTGAGGTCATgcaatagttttgaaaaataaactgcTCCTTTTCACACCCTGGATTTTGGGGCAGACTGGATGGTGTCCAGTGTTTCGGGGGAGGGTCTTTGTCAGCAAAAGACACAGGAAAGGCTTTGGGGTTCCAAAGTTTAGGACTTAAGGGGACTGataacaggaaaaagaaaatgtcaatagGTCAGAAAAATACCTCCTTCCCTGAGGCTAGGATAGTTTCCTGGGGCTCTGGAGGAGAAGAAATGGAGTGGGTTCTGGGGCAAGAAGTCAGTGGGGCCTGGGGTCCATGCTTGGGAGTAGCAGAGCACATCCTGAGACCACCAGCTCCCACCAGGACCCCGCATGGCAAGTCTCATTCTCCACCAGGGCCATTGTTATAGGAGCCATGTTGGTGTCCACAGACCATGCAGCACCCCATCAATGAGTGGAGTACCACTGAGCAGAGGCACTGAGGGACTCTGGGGACAGATATGCAGTCCCTCTAGGGCCTCCCCTAGGTTCTATCCTGGAGCCAGACAGGCCACCCTCTGATGATCCAGCAGGACTGCCTTTAGGGCTATCCACTTTACATAAAGGGTCAATcctggcatgcctgggtggctcagtggttgagagtctgccttcggctcaggtcataatcctggggtcctgggatcatgagatcaagtcacatatcgggctcccagggagcctgcttctccctcagcctatgtctctgcctctctctgtatgtctcttatgaataaataaataaaaatctttaaaaataaaagagtcaatCCTTCCAATAACATCTTTCAACACCACAGCCCCTACCACCAGACAAAAGAGGGGTCCTGGACaccagggagggggcaggtgacTTAGAAGGAAAAGCCTGCATTCAGATACTGAGGAGATAGTAACTAGAGCCTGAAGAGGAGAAGACACCCATGTCCCCCACCCCACTAGACCAGGGTAGAGTGGGGGCTGTTTCTGACTCATCTCTGACTCCAAGtgccctgcccagggcctgataaacagtaggtacacaataaatatttatgggccTAAACAGAACATGAGACTGTAGAGATGGGGCCCACACTCTCAGCTGATTGAGCCAGTCCCCATTCCCAACCTCTCCCTCCCAACTCACCTGCTAGTGATGGCTCAGGGGCAACCATGTGACCCAGAGTGGCCAATAGGATGAAGTAGATTCACGATCCTGTGCTTCCAATAAAGCTTTTGTGATGATGTGTAGTCTGAGCTGGCCTAGCTTTCTgccctttcctctgcctcttgTCCTGTCGGGAGGTGCAACAGCCATGAGATGACAGTCATGAGCACAAAGGCTTCTGTGCAAAAGGTGGCAGAGAAGGAAGATGACAAGAGTGTGGGTCGCTGATGGCATAACTGAGCCTCTGATTAGACTGCCCAGTCTCCGCTTCCTTGATGAACCCagtcaatctctctctgtgtgtttcagcTGTAGCTGTGCCCACGCTCTGTTATTTGCAGCTGAACACAACACACTCACTGTACACTTTTGGACTGAAACAGATCTGGGTTTGGATCTTGGGAGGTGACAGCTGAAATTTGGGTTTCCTCCACTATCTCCACTCCCCCAAAACTGCTCTTGCCAATGTCACTGTATTAATTGAGAGAAATGACAAGTTATTGTCACAGACAATCCTGAAATCTCCATGGCTCAACACAATGAAATTGATTTCTTGCTCATGTTACAGTCCGATGTAGGTTGGTGGAGAGGGCACGGCTATGCACAGTCCTTTAGGGTCCCAGATTCTGTTATCTGGGAACCCCATTCTCCTCTGGGTGCTTGGCGCCCCTCCACAGAGGATCAGATAGGGGATGTTTATGGTCCATGTCTGGAAATAGAGCATTTCATCACCATCTGCCTTTAATTGGCCAGAATTCAGCCATACAGCCACACCTACAGATAAGGGAGGCTGGGACACGATGTCTAACTAGGGAAGAGGAGGTAAATAGTGTACACTTTCAAGGTCTCTCTCGGCCCCAAAGACCTCCACATCCCTATAGCCAGTGCTCACTTCCAAAGCCTCATTTTAACCACCTCAGTTGGCCATTCCTTGTCTTTTTGAAACACTCTGTTCTTGGCATCCTTCCTAACTTTGCTGGGTTTTCTCCAGCTCTCCCAGACACTCCTCTTCTTCCCTGAAAGGTTGGGAGTTCTCAAGCTGGACCCTGAGCCCTAtcttcttctctttatcttctctCCCTACACATCTCACCTTTACTGGCTGCCTCAATCATCACCGGTTTTACTCATGACCCTGAATCTATCTCCAGCTTGATCTCTCTCCTGAGCCCACGACTGGCATCAAACAGCCTCCTGGACATCTTCACGTAGACACCTCAAATTCAACACCCCCAAACTGTTATTATCCTCTTTACCCCAaatctgctcctcctctccagctTCCCTTGTGAATGGCACCACATCAACCCAAAGGCTCAACTCCCCACAGCTtgcttcccctccccacaccacTCACTCTCAATCACCAAAGCCCTGCTACTTCTACCACCAAAACATCTCTGAACTCCATCCACTCCTCTCTACAGCCATGACCACTGCCCAAGGTCATGCTACCATCGCCTCCCTCCTGGACAACTGCCACAGACTCCCAGACTCCATCTGCCCAAACTTTGATCCCCAAGGGTTCTTTAACCTAGTGCTTCTGAACCTAGAGGCACAGAAATCATGAGAGGGGCATGTAGATGCCCCAAGGGTTCTTTAACCTAGTGCTTCTGAACCTAGAGGCACAGAAATCATGAGAGGGGCATgtagatggctcagtcaattagacatgtgtctttggctcaagtgatgatcccagggtcctgggatagagtcttccgttgggctccctgctcagcagggagtctgcttctcactccccctctgcagctccccctgctcatgctgtctctctccatcaaataaataaacaaaaattttttttaaaaaaatttttttaaaagaggggcacctgggtggctcagttggtttctcatctgtcttaggctcaggtcatgatcttggggcccaggatggagcccgcattgggctccccgctcagcagggagtctgctgctccctctctgtctgcctttccccctccccatcGTGCCTGTgtgctatctcaaataaataaataaaatctttttttttaagattttatttatttattcatagagatgcagagagagagagaggcagagacacaggcagaaggagaagcaggctccatgcagagagcctgacgtgggactagatccagggtctccaggatcacgccctgggctgcaggcggcactaaaccactgcgccaccggggctgcccataaataaaatctttttttaaaaaattgaaaaagagaaatcacCTCACCTGGTGAATCTGTTTCAAGAGGATTTTCTGGGGCCTCCCTACCCCCTTACAATCTGATTCTGATCCACTTGGTCTGGGGTTGGGCTCATTAATTTGCATGCCTAACAAGCTCACCTCAGGGCATCCCCTGGAGCAACCCAAGCTAAAGATGCTAGGACAGAGGCTGCAAGTGTTTGGACTGACTTTAGGTAACAAGAATCCCCAAACTGTCCGATATGGAGGCCACTAGCCACAGATGGCTATTTAaactattaaaacaaaacttaaaattcagttcctcaggaGCACTGGCCACATTTCAGATGTCCAACCgccacatgtagctagtggctactaTATCAAACAGCGTCCAGTATAGAACATTTCCATGGCCAAAGAAAGTTCTACTGGATCGCGTTGCCCAGACCAAGGTGACTGTTCAAAAAATGAAGGCCGATCTTAGGTCcccctctttttgttttgtttttttttttttaatttttatttatttatgataggcacacagtgagagagagagagagagagagagagagagaaacagactccatgcaccgggagcccgacgtgggattcgatcccgggtctccaggatcgcgccctgggccaaaggcaggcgccaaaccactgcgccacccagggatcccttaggtCCCCCTCTTGTCCATAAGATTTCAGAggctcggggcacctgggtggctcagtggttgagcgtctaccttcagttcaggtggtgatcctaggGTCTCGGGATCTAGTCCCGGATCAGGAtgcccatggggagcctgcttctccctctgcctatgtctctgcctctctctgtgtgtctctcatgaataaatacataaaatgtttttaaaaaaattttttttccagaggctCTCGCTTCCTAAAAGTAAAGGCATACAAGGACCTCGAGAGGGAGCCACAGAGATGCTCCTAAAAGTGGAAACCCCGCAAGTGCGTCTGAGTCTGATCTTCCCGGGCTAGAGAAAGGCCAAGAACTTTGAGCTCATTGGCTGATAGCGGAGGGGCGGCTGCCAGCGCTTTCCTTTGATTGGGTAGTTGCTCATAGCGGAAAGCCAATCACCgtgggcggcgggggaggggccaGGCTTgccctgcaggccccgccccacTTCCGGGGCTCCCAGCCCTGCCGGCGAGTGGGATCCGCGGTGAGTTCTGGCTCCCTCGACCTTCTTAGATCCCGTGGGTGATGGAATCCGGCTCACTGCGTCAGGTTCGCCGCCTCGGGagcgggcaggtgggggcaggtccTCCCTCCCGCTGCAGGGAGCACCCCCCgcccagccctgagccccacGTGTCGCGTCTCGCCCTCTGTGCTGTGGCCGCCCATGCAGTGGCCTTGCAGGTGTCGGGCGGGAATGGGAGAGGCCGCAGTGGGCAGAGACACCCAGGCTACGTATCCGCAGGAGATGGCTCAGGCGGAGGGCGGGAACCTGGCCGAGGCGCGGGCTCGGGTGGGGGCCTTACACGGCATCACCGACCTGGACCACAAACTGCACTTCTATGAGCGCTGGGCTCCGGACTATGACCAGGTAAACTGGCCAGGCTCCTCACTTCCACCTCTTCGGCTCGCGCAGCCCCAACTTTCCTATCTGCAAAGTAGGAACAGTTAGCCTCCTGTCACCCGACGGTGGCTTGTAAGAATGAGGTGAGCCCTTGGTCCTGCCCCCTCAAGGCCtagcccctcctccctggcccacagcagccctgccctctggccAACCCCAGGCTCCACACTGGCAGCCCCTAGAAATCAGGTAGCAGGACCTCGCCACCCTGGGACTGCAGCCCAGCCAGAGGGGCTGCCTGGAGGGAGTGCCACTTGAGGCATCACTGTGGACTAAGGAGAGAGCACTACCTTGGCCAGCAGAGCGGTTCCCAGCAGTGGGCTGGGTGCTGACTCTCTAATCCTGGCCCCTTGACTGAGGAAAGCACCTCGTGCTGTATCCCCATGGGGCTGGAGCCCTAGTGAGCCcagcacacacacataacaccacacaccacacacatgcacacacagtttGGACTGCCTGACTCCTAGACAATCTTACACAGAAGTCCCCCAAATGCTGGGGCAGAGGGTGCCAGTTGGCTCAGCACTCTGTCCCCAGGACGTGGCCACCCTGCAGTACCGTGCCCCGTGCCTCGCAGTGGACTGCCTCACTCAAGCCCTTCCAGTCCCACCTCATGCTGCCCTGATCCTGGATGTGGCCTGTGGCACCGGCCTGGTGGCTGCTGAGGTGAGGCCTCCCCAGATCCCCTGTCCTCTCTGTACCCACTTGCTCAAAATTTTCCTTTCACCTCTGGCCCCAGAACTCTGCCTCCCCCATCACACTCACTGTTCCCAAACATTTGGACTATAATTTACTGTGGGCCCACTGCCCTCCCTAGATGCAGGGACCCAGCTGAGAGATGACAGGTGTGAACTGTGACTGAGTTTCCCCCTCCTCCATCTCAGCTGCAGGCTCGGGGCTTCCTCCAGCTGCATGGAGTGGATGGGAGCCCAAAGATGCTGGAACAGGCCCAAGCCCGGGGCCTCTACCAGCACCTCAGCCTCTGCACCTTGGGCCAGGAGCCTCTGCCCAGTTCTGAAGGTACCTCCTCTCCCAACCAGACAACTTGACAGTGCCCCTTTCTcttgcccagcccccagccccctggctgAACCCTCCACAAGCTGCCTCCCACACTGAGCCCCCCAAAGCCTCACTGAGACCCTCTCTGAGCTCCTCTGTCTGAGCCCTCCACCCCATTATCTGACATCAGCCCAGGATACGGCCACACTTATCATATCCCCCTGCCATAAGTGGCAGGCCTGGTTCCTTCTGATGGGCATCATGAGGCCATAACAAAGACAAACCCTCACACCGCATCTCCATTTTCTGCATAGGGACCTTCGATGCAGTGCTGATAGTGGGGGCCCTCAGTGATGGCCAGGTGCCCTGCAGTGCCATACCTGAGCTTCTGCGAGTAACCAAGCCAGGTGAGGAGCAATCTGTTCAACCCCAGGCACACAccttccccctaccccccacaTGAGGAGACACCAGCCTCAGAACCTCCCAGGGAAAGTGAGGTGCAGCACCCTACCCAGGGTCACATAGCCTAGCTTCACATCCCAGCCACCAGCAGCCACCATCAACAGACCCAGGCAAACAGACAGGGCAGGTAGGTAGCCAGCCTGCCTCTTATCCATTGGGCAACTCCACTCTCCTCTCTGGCTCTATCTCCTCGCCTACCCACCTGCCTGCAGTGGCGGAGCCCCGTCCCCCACAGGACTGGGGTGAGTGCTTTCTGTAAACTCCCCCATAGGGGTCGATATGCAGCTGAGAATTGGATTTGCTTTGCTCCAGCCATGTGCCTTGTCCCTCATTGGCCTTTGCCCTCTGGGCTTCCATCACCAACCCACTGCCAGACCTGAGCTTTCTGTGAGTTGCCAAGCCAGGTGGGGACCTGAGGAAGAGGGCCAGGCCACTCTGAGCACCCAGAGAAGAACGGCACTTCTGGGAGCTGTTTGGGGACGGAGGGCAGCACACACAGGAATGCAGCCACAGGCAGAAACAGGGAAGACAGCCACAGGAAGtcacaggcaggagggagaatGGCGGAGTAGGAAGATGCTGAGACCCTGCCTTGGCTGTGGGACAGGATCGGAAAGCCCCAAAGGTGCTCCGATTGCAGCAAGGCTGcatcttctccctgcccccttcaCCCCCACTGGGCCCAGCAGGGCCCATGGCTAAGCCTGGGCAGGTCTGGGCAGGTTTCAGCCTTGGGGAGCTGTGGAAGCTGACAGAAGTAGGGTCTTGAGTGGGGTCAGAGAGAAAGGTAGTAACTGGGCTCAAGAGAACAGGGAGCTCCCATCAGAACCAGCTCAGCCCGTGCTTGTCAGGCCCCTCAGCTGGCCAGAGCCCTGTCTGTCCAGCTACATCATATAGGCTCTTTGGAGCCTTTCCTCTCATAGAGCCCCATCTACCCACCCCACAGGGCCCACTTCtcaccccttcctccaggaagctctccaGATACCATCGTCCCTATGTGTATCTGAGCCCGCACTGGGCATGCTGTAGGTGTCTGGAGAAGACCTATAGCCATAGGTCAGTCATTCATGCAGCCAGCATTTAATGACGGTGCAGTCATTCCTGTGACCCCGGGGGAATCAGCCCCACTCCATAAGCTGGGAaaataggctcagagaggtgaggggaCTTGCCAGAGGCCCAAAGTGCTTCCTTCCTGtgtctccaaacacagtcacatccTCCAACAGAAGGGGCTGGGTGAGCAGTAAGGACGGAGTCCCCTCCATCCAAGGGCTTAAGCCAAGAATTCCCAGCGTAAAGGACACATCAGCCTGGAAGGGTGTGTAGGGGGCTGTCAGGCTGAGGGAACAAAAGGGTATTCCTTGGGGCAGGAGCAGTGAGCGCCAAAGGCATGGAGGTGGGGAAAGGCAGGCCCAGGGACAAGGCTGGGAGGACATAGCCCTTGAGGACACCCTTGAGGACAGGAGCAGAAAGGGACCACCCTCCCCAGGAAGGGGTGGGCCTTGAGCCTGGAACCAtggctcctgcccctccctcactcagCCCGCCCCCTTCCCCAGGGGGGCTGGTGTGTCTGACCACCAGGACCAACCCATCCAACCTGCGCTACAAGGAGGCACTAGAGGCCGTGCTGGACAGGCTGGAGCAGGCCGGGGCATGGAAACGCCTCATGGCCTGGCCTGTGGACCGGTGGGAACTGGCCACCTCCGAGCTTGAGATGGGCCCTGGAACTTCTGACAGGGATGGCTTCATTTCTGGCATCATCTACCTGTACCGAAAGCAGGACATGGcccaggaggagggagtggggtcCAGTCCTCAGCCCCCGGCCAACCTCTGACCCTCTACCTGACCTCAGCCAGGCCCGTCCTCGGGCCTCCTGTGcttcgtctgtaaaatggggccccTGTGTCCACTTGCCCCTCCGGGAGTTCTACTCTATTAAATGAGCCCCAGAAGGGGTCTCAGGACTCTGGTCTGCTTCTCTCACCCAGGAACATGACATCAATCCCTGAGATGGAGAGAGGTTGACAAGAAAACAGATGACGCCCTATCATGCCAGGCTGTCCCTGAGCCAGGCATGATAGGGCCGCAGATGTGATGTGACTCCTCCCGGGGTGGCAGGTCCTCTCACCCTAACAGGAAGACCAGGAAACCCGTGCCCGTGCTTCTGGCCTTTGAGCAAATACTTTCGCGTGTCCAGGATTCTGTTCCCTCATCTCCAAAAGAGTTGGGAAGCCTGGCTCCAGGTGTGTCTTGGAGGCTCATTAGGAAGGAGCCCTAGAGCCAGGCCTTCAGGACAAGCAGGATTCAGAGGGCTGGAGAAAGGGAACGGGACATTCCAGACCCACAACAGGGACAGCCTAGGCCAAGACCAGGACAGGGGACCTGGAGGGTGAGCGGACCACCATGGCCTCCAGACAAAGCCTGGACAAAGAGGGGAGAACGGCAGGTGGCCTACTCCCCAAGGTTGAGTGTTCTCACTGGGCCTCCCTCCTGGGGTCGCCAACCCTTTACCACAGTCCTGGGCACACAGTGCATTTCCTACGTAGGGCTTCACCTTCAAACAAAAGAACGGCTTTGAGCAAGGTCGTTCCAAAGGTGAGGctaagttctgtttttttaagtgttcttgtCCTGGCCACCACACAGTGGTCCTGCTCCTCACTGACCCCTTGCCCAGGcttccagccctgccctgcccaccttcACAGCAGAAATCAGAAACAATACAGTCTTCCTGTGCACAGGTCCCATTTATTGTAGAAAATAATGGTAATTACCATGACAAACAGATCTACATAAGTTACAAAACCAACTACAGAGGAGGCAGCAAAGAGGCCCAGGACTTCCTGGGAGTGAAGGCCCGAGAAAgaccatcccccccacccctccacagcGGGTCCCCAGGACTCCCAGTGACCTTGGCAGGGGTGGCAGGATCCAGATGTCGCCCAGTCACAAAAGGCCTGGGGGTCCTGCTGCTGAGGCAGAGCCCTGAggctgcagggtgggggcaggaaggggtgcGGGCGGTCTGGgcagcctcccctgcctcctccccaccactaCCCAAACCAGTTTGTGGCACCTTCACCCCTCCCCTCTAAACCCGTCTGTCAACTCTGTGTCAACTCTGGCTCCATGGTCAGGTGGGTAAGTGAGGCCCCAGCCATCCTGGCCAACACAGGAGTGGGCAGGGCCCCATGGGGAGGCAGAGCCTGAGCCATTTCAGGGCTGAGCCGTCCTGACCAGCAGgagccagctcctcctccccagccacaCCCTGTCACTTCTGTCCCCTTTCCGAATCTGCGGGTGGACGGTGGCACAGGAGTCTCTTGCTGGCGTAGAGGGGGCCTCGGGTAGACGTCCAAGGGGACTAGATGGGGCCCGGCTCAGTCCCTGCTcgcccagccccaggcagcctgtGGCCCACGCAGGGCCATCCTGGGCTCGAGGGCTGCACCTTCAGTCCGGGGAGAAACGAAGCCGGCGGGACAGAGCGCAGTGGCGAGTGGCAGCACCTTACACGTAGTTGCTGGCTGGGGCGGAGCGGGCTGCGGCCGAGTACTTGGCCGAGTAGGGCTTGTCCGTGCGGGGAGGGCAGTTGCAGCAGAGGAGGGCCCCGCCGAGCAGCAGCAAGCCCGAGGCGGCCCAGCCCACGTAGAGAGAGGCGCCCATCTCCCGCTTCTGGCCGGAGACCACCAGCGGGTTGTAGAAGTCCCGGATGATATTGTTGGCCGTCCAGGACACCGGCACCATGACCAGCAGGCCGGCCAGCAGGAACACCACGCCTGCCACGATCATGGTCTTGGCCTTGGCGCTCTCGTCCTCCACGCAGTTGGTGCACTTGCCACCCACCACGGAGAGCAGCACGCCCAGCACGGCCAGGATGATGCTGACGACCATGAGGGCGCGGGCCGCCTGC
The genomic region above belongs to Vulpes lagopus strain Blue_001 chromosome 3, ASM1834538v1, whole genome shotgun sequence and contains:
- the METTL27 gene encoding LOW QUALITY PROTEIN: methyltransferase-like protein 27 (The sequence of the model RefSeq protein was modified relative to this genomic sequence to represent the inferred CDS: inserted 2 bases in 1 codon), which encodes MESGSLRQVRRLGSGQEMAQAEGGNLAEARARVGALHGITDLDHKLHFYERWAPDYDQDVATLQYRAPCLAVDCLTQALPVPPHAALILDVACGTGLVAAELQARGFLQLHGVDGSPKMLEQAQARGLYQHLSLCTLGQEPLPSSEGTFDAVLIVGALSDGQVPCSAIPELLRVTKPGGLVCLTTRTNPSNLRYKEALEAVLDRLEQAGAWKRLMAWPXWTGGNWPPPSLRWALELLTGMASFLASSTCTESRTWPRRREWGPVLSPRPTSDPLPDLSQARPRASCASSVKWGPCVHLPLREFYSIK
- the CLDN4 gene encoding claudin-4, with translation MASMGLQVMGMALAVLGWLGTILSCALPMWRVTAFIGSNIVTSQTIWEGLWMNCVVQSTGQMQCKVYDSLLALPQDLQAARALMVVSIILAVLGVLLSVVGGKCTNCVEDESAKAKTMIVAGVVFLLAGLLVMVPVSWTANNIIRDFYNPLVVSGQKREMGASLYVGWAASGLLLLGGALLCCNCPPRTDKPYSAKYSAAARSAPASNYV